One region of Cottoperca gobio chromosome 19, fCotGob3.1, whole genome shotgun sequence genomic DNA includes:
- the LOC115024572 gene encoding LOW QUALITY PROTEIN: voltage-dependent anion-selective channel protein 2-like (The sequence of the model RefSeq protein was modified relative to this genomic sequence to represent the inferred CDS: deleted 1 base in 1 codon), which translates to MAVPPTYVDLGKSAKDIFNKGYGFGLVKLDVKTKSSSGVEFKTSGSSNVDTSKVTGTLETKYKWAEYGLTFTEKWTTENTLGTEICVEDQITKGLKLTFDTTFSPNTGKKSGKVKTAYKREYLNAGVDVDLDFAGPTIHGAGVAGYEGWLAGYQMTFDSAKSKMTQSNFAVGYKTADFQLHTNVNDGSEFGGSIYQKVNDKLETAVNLAWTAGSNGTRFGIAAKYQLDSSASISAKVNNASLVGIGYTQTLRPGMKLILSALVDGKNINAGGHKLGLGLELEA; encoded by the exons ATGGCAGTTCCTCCAACATATGTAGACCTTGGGAAATCAGCAAAGGACATCTTCAATAAGGGATATG GTTTTGGACTGGTTAAGCTGGATGTGAAGACAAAGTCTTCAAGTGGAGTG GAGTTTAAAACTTCCGGCTCATCCAACGTAGACACCAGCAAGGTCACTGGAACCCTGGAAACCAAGTACAAGTGGGCCGAGTATGGGCTGACGTTCACAGAGAAGTGGACCACGGAAAACACACTTGGAACTGAAATTTGTGTTGAGGATCAG ATCACCAAAGGGCTGAAACTTACTTTTGACACGACATTTTCACCAAATACTGG CAAGAAGAGTGGCAAGGTCAAGACC GCTTACAAAAGGGAATACCTTAATGCAGGTGTTGATGTAGATTTAGATTTCGCTGGTCCTACCATCCATGGAGCCGGAGTGGCCGGCTACGAGGGATGGCTGGCTGGCTACCAGATGACCTTTGACTCGGCCAAATCAAAGATGACCCAGAGTAACTTTGCAGTTGGTTACAAGACCGCAGACTTCCAGCTCCACACCAATGT aAATGACGGTTCAGAGTTCGGGGGATCCATTTACCAGAAGGTAAACGACAAACTGGAGACTGCTGTTAATCTGGCCTGGACAGCAGGCAGCAACGGCACTCGCTTTGGAATTGCTGCAAAATACCAGTTAGACTCCAGTGCCTCCATATCA GCCAAGGTGAATAATGCCAGCTTGGTAGGAATTGGATACACCCAGACTCTCCGGCCTG GTATGAAACTAATCCTCTCGGCACTGGTGGATGGGAAGAACATCAATGCTGGTGGTCACAAACTTGGTCTGGGCCTGGAGTTGGAGGCATGA